CTGGAGGGCGCTTCGCCGTCTCGGCCTTCTCCGCCTACTTCCAAGTGGCCAACCTGGAACAGAGCGATACGTTCGACGCCGCATCCGGGGTCAACCACGAACGCACCGAGATCCGGTCGGAGTTCGACGAATCGAACGAGGTCGACCTGTGGACCACCTGCTACACCCCACGCGAGTTGCGGCTGCTCTTCGAGCGAGCCGAACTGGTGGTAGACGCTGTTCATTCTGCCGAAACCGGCACCTACCGGCCACTTGACCCGGCCACCACCACTCCGGAGTTTCTCGTGCTAGGACACCGACCATGAACTATCTACCACACACCTTCGAGCAGGTGACTCGTCGCGGTGCTCTCAGCCGAGCGGCCAGGCGAACTTCAGCAATGCTTGCGGTGGGTCTCGCCACCGCCGCGACCATCACGCTTGCACCCACCTTCGGTGTCAACGCAGGTGCCCAGGACGGGCCCGCACAGGAGCACGTGGCGTTGGCGTTCGAATCCCCCTTGGAGGACGTGAGCCCCGACGTCCTGAAGGTGACAGCGTTGGCCACCCTGGGCGACGAACGCGGCTGGGTCCGGGCGGGTTTCACCTTCACCGAGGACGAGAGCAGCCCAAACAGGATCCTGCTCGCGGAGCCCGATGCAACGGCTGCGTTGTGCGCCGGGGCCGACGCGGACGGCACGATCGGTTGTCAGCGCGAAACCATCGTGGTGATCAACGCAGCCGCGTGGCGGCAACCCCCCGATGGCTGGGCCGAACCAGAGACCTACCGCCAGTATCTGATCAACCACCTCGTCGGCCACCTGCTTGGCCAGGCACAGCAGGTGGACCGGTGCCCAAACCCCGGCGAGCCTGCGGCGGTGATGGCCCCCCAGTTTGAAGGGTTGGAGGGCTGTCAGCCCAACGCCTGGCCCTTGGATCCAGAGGTGCTGACCGCGTCGAAACGACCGGTCGAGATCGCCCAGGCGCCGGGAACCGACGACAGCCCGACTGCGACGACCTCCCAGGACGGCACAGCGGTCACGTTGGGCACCGATGTACCGAAAGCAACCGGCGAACCCGCCAACACTGGAACAACCAAGTCGTCGTCGCCGGCGGCGCTCGTAGCGCTGGGGGTCATTGCCCTGATCCTTCTGGCCGGCCTGGCGTGGATCGCGCTTCGTCGACGTCGACCCGGAGCTTCACCGGACAGCCTCGACGGTGGAACCAATCCCGACGGTTTCAGCACGGCCACCGACCTCACCGAGACTGACCCTCCGGATGTGATTGATGAGTCGGGAACCACTCCCATCAACGTTCCAGCGACGGTCGAGATGGCCACCGGCGACACTGGCGATGACCACTTCGTCCCGTTCGGCTTGGGCGCAAACGGCTCCGATGACGATCTCGCCGGCGATCAGCCGTGGACCCTGAGTCTGAGCGGGGCGGCGCAACAGGAGGGCCGGTTGGCCTGGCTGGTCCCCAACCGATGGGAGGAGCGTGACATCACCGCCCTGACCGATGCACTCTCCGACACGACCGACGCGTCCTCTGAAACGACCGGCGACCCGACCGCGCCCGAACAGGTGGGCGACCTGTTGACAAGCTTCTTCCAAGCCCGTCCATACCTGGCGCCGGACGATCATGAGGCGGTTGGTCTCACCATCCTCGGAACTGATGAGGTGGTGGCGGTCGCACTGGGGGCCGCCGAGGTCATCGAACTCCGCAACGGCCTGGCGAAGCCCGCTCGTCGCCAGGGAGTCGTGCGGCTACATCACTCGAACACTGCACTCCTTGAAGTGGAGGTCTCGGTCATCGCCCCCGCTCGACCTCGTGCTCGAATCATGATCAAGCAGACCGGCTCCGAATAGTTGAGTCGGACTGAAACAATGGGGACCATGCTCAGCTCAAGGGTCTGGCCACTCCTCGTCCTCGCCCTGATGATGGCGGGCTGTGCAGGGTCGGAAGCTGCACAGGACGAACCGTCAACCTCCCAGTCGACGGTCGTGACACCCGGAACCACAGCAGTCGTTGCCGTCCCGACGACCGGCGGTTCACCCGTGGCCGCCCCGACGTCGGAGACCACGCAGGTTGAACCCGATCCGGTCTCGTGGCCGCTTCGACAGAAGTTGGCCCAGATGTTGATGCCCGGGTTCAACGCTGGACCGGGCGGCACCTCCACCAGCCCGAGCGAGGTACAGGCTCTGATCGACGCCGGCGCCGGTGGGGTTTTCGTCGGGCGCAAGGAAGAGACACTCTTCGCTTCTTCTGTCATGACCAACGCCCGGGCCAACACGCTGCCGCCCTTCGTTGCCACCGACGGTGAGGGGGGCCAGGTCGATCTGTTGCCGTCGATCATGGAGCCGCTCCCTCCAGCAGGGGAGATGGCCGCCTGGGATACCGACCGCATACGCGCCGCCGGGGCGTCCCGTGGGACCAATCTGGCCCAGCGGGGGGTCACCGTCGACTTCGCGCCGGTGCTCGACGTGGCCGGAGGAACCAACCCGCTGGGCGACCGCACCTGGTCGGCCGAGCCCGACGAGGTGGTGCGCACCGCCGGTGCCTTCGCCGAGGGCCTCTGCTCGGCGGGGGTGCTCCCCACGTTCAAGCACTTCCCCGGCCACGGCCGCGCCGACGCTCACGGCGACGATGCACCGGCCCGCACCCCCGACCTGGCGGCGATGGAACAGTCGGATCTCCTGCCGTTCAAGGAAATGATCGCTTCGATGGGCGACCGGTCACTGCTGATGACCGGCCACCTCGACGTACCGGGGCTGACCGATGGCGGTGAACCCTTCTCGCTGAACCCCGAAGCGATGAAGTACCTGCGTGACACCATGGGGTACGACGGCGTCACCGTCACCGACGAGCTGGCCGAGATGGGCGCCATCACCAAGCGCGGCATCTCGGTGCCGGATGCCGTTGAGATGGCCCTGGTCGCCGGCAACGACATGGCGCTCTACTTCGGTGATGTCGACCAGATGAACGAGGTGCTCGACCACCTCGAGACGGTGGTGGCCGAGGGGCGCCTCAGCGAGGCCCGGGTCGATCGCTCGCTCGCCAGGATCTTGGCCCTGAAGTCCTCTGGTGCCTGCGCGAGCCCGATCGCGCCTCAAGGCGGGTAGATCGAACGACGTCAGGTTGCCGATTCCAAGCTGCCAGGTGGTCAGGCCTCGCTGAGCCCGGCCCGCAGACCCAGACGGTCGAGTAGGTCTCGATCGCTGTTGCCCTCCGGGTTCTCGGTGGTCAACAGCCTTTCGCCGTAGAAGATGCTGTCGGCACCGGCGCTGAAGCACAAGGCCTGCAGCTCGTCGGACATCTCGGTGCGGCCGGCGCTGAGGCGCACCGCCGAGTTGGGCATCAGCAACCGGGCGACGGCGACGGTGCGCACGAACTCGAAGGGATCGAGGGTCTCGCCGGTGGCCAGCGGAGTGCCCGGCACCTGCACCAGCTCGTTGATCGGCACCGACTCGGGGTGATGGGGCAGGTTTGCCAGGGTCACCAGCAAGCCCACGCGGTCGGCCCGGGTCTCACCCATGCCCACGATGCCGCCGCAGCACACCTTCATGCCCGCCGCACGCACGGCCTCGAGGGTCGCCAGACGATCGCCGTAGGTGCGGGTGGTGATGATCTCCTCGTAGTACTCGGGCGAGGTGTCCAGGTTGTGGTTGTAGTAGTCCAGGCCGGCCTCGGCCAGCGCCTCAGCGTGGTCGTCGGTGAGCATGCCCAGGGTCATACACGTCTCCAGCCCCAGGGCCTTGACACCCTCGATCATCGCGCCGACCCGCGCGATGTCGCGGTCCTTGGGCGAGCGCCACGCGGCCCCCATGCAGAACCGTTGGGCCCCTGCCTCCTTGGCAGTTCGGGCCGCAGCCACCACCCGCTCGACGTCCATCAGCGGCTCTGGGGTGAGGCCGGTGTTGTACTGGGCGGCCTGGGGGCAATAGGCGCAGTCCTCCGGGCAGGCGCCGGTTTTGATCGACAGCAAGGTGCTGAGTTGCACCGCATCGGGCTCACGATGGCGTCGGTGGGTGCTCTGGGCCCGCCACAGCAGTTCGGTCAGCGGCAGTTCGAACAGCGCGGTGACCTCGTCGAGAGTCCAGTCGTGGCATTCCTCGTCGAGCGCCTCAGCGGATCGAAGTGCTGGTTGAGCGGCGGTGCGTGGGGTCACGTCTGCGGGCGTCAGGGTGTCGGTCACTCTCAAAGTGTCGCGGGATTCTGGTGTGGCATCCAAAGGCTGCCGCCCGCTCGATCCGGAGAAGTGGCCCCGGGCTGTGGTTGCATGAGGCTCATGAGTGACGCACCCGATCAGTGGCCGACCCCAACCGGACTCACCTATCACCTCAGCCCGGTGCCGGTCTGGGAGGCACAGCGGGTCGGTGAGCTGTACGCACCCGAGGCGTTCACCGACGAAGGATTCGTGCACACCACCATCGACCTGGAAACGCTGCTGATCCCGGCAAACCGCTACTACACCGACGACACTCGGCCCTACGTGTGCCTCACGATCGACCTGGCACGGGTATCCGGCGAGGTGCGCTTCGACGCCGACCCGTTGATCTACCCCCACATCTACGGTCCCGTCCCAACCGGAGCGGTCACTGAGGTTCGGGCCGCTCAGCGGTCTTCCACCGGCGTCTTCATCGGCTTCGGCGATCCTGAGAGGCCGGACCAACCACCGGCGCAATGAGGCGGTCGCTGAATGAGGCGGTCACGAAATGCCAGTGTTGAGTGCCCCGGACAGGAATCGAACCTGTGGCCTACCGCTTAGGAGGCGGTCGCTCTATCCAACTGAGCTACCGAGGCGAGGTCGACCATTGTCGCAGCATGCAGCGCCGGCCGACAGCCGGAGGCGCTACTTCCGGGGGTCGGTGTGGAAGCGGCGTCCGGTGACCTCGTCGGCGGTGATGGCCACGTAATGGTGCTTATCGCCACGGTCCCATGGGTACAGCGCCAGATCTTCGGCGTGAGCCATCTCCTCCACCGTGTGCAGTTCTCTTGCCCTGCCCTTCAGCACCACACTCCACGCGACACCGTTGGAGTCGTCGATGTGATCCACCTCGTAGGCCACGCCGGATCCCAAAACGGCCGCCGCCAGCTTGGTACCGGGGTCGGTGCGAAACACGATGGTGCGGCCGTCCACCACGTGGTTGATCGGGAAGATGTCGGGCTGGTCGCCGATCGCAACCGCCAGACGGCCGGTACGCGCCTTGGTCAGCAGATCCCAACACGCATCCACGCTCAGTTCCTCGGTCAGCTTCGCTTCGTCGGCGGTCATGGCCCTCCCCCAGGTATGTCGGTCGGCTCTCGGTCTACCAGCTTCCCGGTCTCGCCTGCACCGTAGGGGGCTCTCCGCAATGATGGGTCGATGCACGACGAGCCCCACATTGCCGAACGCCGTATCCGCCGTCTGTTGGAGGAGCGCATCCGGCCGGCCACCTACGGCCCGGGTGCGCCGCTGAGCCTGACGGCCCACCATGTTGCTGGGGAGCCCATCGCCGTGGTGGCTGCACAGCAGGCACACTACGAACCTTTCGCCATCGGCGACCCGTGGGGCCCCCCGTGGGGCACCACCTGGTTTCGGATGTCGGGCACGGTGCCGCCCGACATGGCCGGGCGACGGGTGGAGGCGGTCGTCAACCTCGGATTCATCTCGGGCCAGGTGGGGTTCAATGCCGAGGGAATGATCTGGCGCGACGGCGTCCCGGTGCACGGGTTGCACCCCGCCCGCCAATGGAGCCTGGTCAGCCCGCACGCCCTGGGAGGCGAGCAGGTGGACCTGCTGGTGGAGGCTGCGGCCAACCCCTTCGTCAACCTCAACGTGATCACTCGGTTGGGCGACGTGTTGACCGCCTCGAAGCAACCGCTGTATCGCCTGGCTCAGGCCGAGCTCGCACCCCTCAATACCGACGTGTGGAACCTGGCGTTGGAGATCGACTTTCTGGTCCGCCTTGGCTGGCAACTGGATACCGGTTCGGGCTCTCGCAAGCTGCGGATCATGCAGGCCCTGGGGCGCGCTGCCGATGCCCTCGATCTGGACAACATTGTCGGCTCGGCGAAGGCGGCACGCTCGGAGCTGGCCGAGGTGCTCGCCGCCCCGGCGGTCGCATCGGAGCACCGCTGCTTCGCCATCGGGCACGCCCACATTGACACCGCCTGGCTGTGGCCACTGCGCGAGACCCGCCGCAAGTGCGCCCGGTCGTTCGCCAACTCACTTGACCTGATCGACAACGACCCCGACTATCGCTTCGGTTGCTCCCAGGCCGTGCAGTACCAGTGGATGATCGACGAATACCCGTCGGTTGCCGAGGGCATCGCCCAGGCGGTCGCTGCGGATCGCTGGGTACCGCTGGGAGGCATGTGGGTGGAGGCCGATGGCAACCTGCCCTCAGGTGAGGCGATGGCCCGCCAGTTCCTTCACGGCCAACGGTTCTTCCGAGAGCACTACGGCGTGACCTGTCGGGAGGCGTGGATCCCCGACGTGTTCGGATATCCGGCCTCGCTGCCGCAGATCTTTGCGCTGGGTGGCTCCTCCGCGTTTGTCACCCAGAAGATCTCATGGAACCGCACCAACACCTTCCCTCATCACACCTTCTTGTGGGAGGGGCTGGACGGCACATCGCTGCCCACCCACTTTCCGCCCGTCAACACCTACAACGCTGAGATCGACCCAGGTGAGCTGGTGCCCGCCGCCCGCACGTTCGCAGAACGGGCGGTGGCCAACACCTCGCTGGTGCCCTTTGGTCACGGCGACGGTGGAGGCGGTCCCACCCGCGAGATGATGGCCCGGGCGCGCATCGCCGCCGATTGTGAGGCGATCCCCCGGGTGTCGATCGGCTCTCCCGCCGAGTTCTTCACCGAGGCGTTGGCCGAGCTGCCTGATCCGCCCCGCTGGGTGGGTGAGTTGTACCTGGAGATGCACCGGGCCACCTACACGGCCCAGGCCAAAACCAAGGCAGGCAATCGCCGAAGCGAGGCCCTGCTGAGAGAGGTGGAGTGGTGGGCGCTGGCAGCCGCAGGGGGCAGCCCCGGCGACGCCTACCCGACAGCAGAGTTGGACGAACTGTGGAAGGAGACGCTCACCCTCCAGTTCCATGACATTCTGCCCGGCAGCTCGATCGCCTGGGTGCATCGCGAGGCCGAGGCAGGCTACGAGCGCATCATCGGGCGCTGCGAGGCGCTGATCGCCGACTCGCTGGGCACAATCGCAGACTCGGTGACCGGGATCAGGGGCGGTGCGGCGGGCGGCTCTTCGACGTCGCCAACCAATGGAGTAGACGTCGCCACCGGCGTGTTGCTCGCCAACCCGGCGCCGCACCCCCGGGTTGGGGTGCACCTGGTCGACTGGCCCGACGGGGCCCCTCATCCGGCAGGGTCGCAACCCCTCGCAGACGGACGACTGGCCGTGGCGGCCGACCTCCCAGCGGGCGGCTGGGTGGTGCCGCCCACTGGTGGCGCCGCAGACCATGCCCAACACCGGGTACGGGTCGAGACCGATCCTGCCGGTGGTGGCAGCATGGACAACGGTCTGCTCACCCTCACCTGGGACACCCACGGTCTGGTCACGTCGCTGGTGGATCACCGGGTGCAGGGCGGTCGACAGGTGCTGCGGTCAGGCGAGCCGGGCAACGTGCTCGAGCTCTCCGAGGATCTACCGCTGGAGTTCGACGCCTGGGACCTGGAGGCCTACCACGCCAACTCGACCGTGACGCTCGCCGAGGCGGAACTGGTGGAGGTGGTCGATGCGGGTCCCCTGGTGGCCTCACTGAAGGTCACTCGCCGCCACAACACGTCGACGTTCACCCAGGTGATCCATCTCACTGCCGGCTCCGCCCGCGTTGACGTCGGGTACGACATCGACTGGGCCGAGACCGACAAGGTGCTGAAGGTGGCATGGCCGGTGGACGTGCACACTCACGAGGTGGCCTCCGAAATCCAGTTCGGACACGTGGTGCGGCCGGTGCACCAGAACACGTCCTGGGATGCGGCCCGCTTTGAGTTCTGCGCCCACCGGTGGATCGACGCCTCCGAGCGGGGCTACGGCGTAGCGCTGTTAAACGACGCCAAGTATGGCCACGACGCGCTGGACGGCACGCTCCGCCAGACGTTGCTGACCGCCTCCACCTACCCGGATCCAGCCGCCGACAAGGGTCACCACCGGTTCACGCTGGCGGTGCTGCCGCACCTCGGCGACCTCGTCGAGGGTGACGTCGTCGCCGAGGGCTGGCGCCTCAACAATCCGGTCCGAGCCATCCTCGCCCCCGGAGCAGCGGACGTTGCTGTTGTCGCTGCTCGCCGCGCTGCCCGCAGTGATGCTCCAACAGTTCCACCGGTGACCTGCGACATTCCGGGAGTCACCGTCGAGGCGGCAAAGGCCGCCGAGGACGGCTCGGGTGATCTGGTCGTCCGCCTGTCCGAGGTACACGGCGGCCGCGTTGCGGGCACCGTCACGCTCGGTGCCCCTGCCGCAACGGTGCAGGTCTGCGACCTCTTGGAGGACGAACTTCCGACCGACGATCCTCGGCGAGTCGGAACCGCGGCAGCGCTGCTCGACGACTTCACCGTCAAGGCGACCCTTCATCCGTTCAAGGTGCTCACCCTTCGGTTCGCCAGGTAGCTCCGCACCCCGTGACGACCCCAACGCGCTGTGAACGGGCTGCCCTTCCCGGGTCAGTCGGCCTGGAGCGCCCCGTCCACGATGCGCACCGTGCGATCGCCGTAGTCAAGCACCCGCTCGTCGTGGGTGACGATGATGGCGGCGACGCCTCGACCCTTGATCTCACGTTCGAGCAGGTCCATCACCTGCTTGCCCAACTCCGAGTCGAGCGACGAGGTCGGCTCGTCCACCAGGACCAGCGACGGGTCGTTCATCAACGCCCTGCCGATGGCCACCCGCTGCTGCTGGCCACCCGAGAGCTGGGAGGGCAGGCTGTCGCCCCGCTGACCCAGGCCGAGCTCATCGAGCAACTCGTCGGCACGATCTTTGGCCTCGGAGTCGATTCGGGCGCCGCCAAACTGGCGGACAACCAAAAGGTTCTCACGGGCCGTGAGGAAGGGCACGAGGTTGACCGACTGGAAAACAAAGCCCACCTGGTCCCGACGAAAATTGGCCAGGTCCTTGTCGTTCAGGTCGGTGATCTCGGTGCCGCCAACCCGCACGCTGCCGGAGGTTGGACGAAGCAACGCGCCGGCCACCGTCAACAGGGTGGTCTTGCCCGACCCGGATGGCCCGACCAGCAGCATCATCTCGTCCTCCGCCACGGTCAGGGTCACGTCGTCAAGGGCCACCACCTGAGCCTCGTCGGCTCCATAAACCTTGCGGGCCTTGTCCAGTTCCAATGCGGGCATACGCACTATCCAATCGCTTCGGCAGGGTCGATACGAAGAACTCGGCGCAGCGTGAACAGGCTTCCCAGCAGGGCGCTCAACAGCACGCCAACGGCGATCTGGACCAGCCGAGCGGGCACCAACCGAACCGGCAGGGTGGCGGGAAGCACGCTGACAAAGACGGCACTCAGCACAACGCCGAGCACCAACGCCACCACACTGACGCACACCGCCTGAACCGAAATACCAGCCAGCAGATCGCGCGTTCTGGCGCCAAGCGCCTTCAGCACCGCGTACAGGCCAACCCGTTCCAACGTGATCAGCGTAAAGAACAGCGCCACCACCATGAGCGTGACCACGAAGGTGACGCCGATGATGCCCCGAAAGGTCGACGACTGCTGTTGGACCACCGGCAACGCCTGGATCGCCTGCTCCGGGGTGACGACATCGATGCCGTCCTCGCCGCCCAACCGACCGGCCAGTGCGTCCAACCCGCCGGTATCCAATGCCGTGTCGCTCGGTTGGACGACCAGCGCCTGGTCCACCCCGGGTGGTAACACGGCGGCAGGGTTGGCCTTCTGGACGATCTCACGCCACCGCTTGCTCGACAGCCAGACCGTCGGCGAGCCCTGCGACAGATCATCGACAACCTTCGACACTTCGACCGGCTCCGACGTGGGGCCAATCAACAATGTGTCGCCAACCTTGACGTCGTTTCGGTCGGCAAGGGCGGCGTCGATGACGGCATCATCGCTTGGAGGAGCGGGCAGCACGTCGGTGGGAAGGTCGTAACCGAACAACACAATGTCGACAACGTCACCGTCGACGTCCTGGGCGGTCGAGGCGATCTGGTTCAGCACGCCCACCTTGGCCACCCCATCGGCCTTCGCCAACACATCAGCCTGCTTCACGTCCACCCGCGAACGACCGATGAGTAGATCGCTCTGATCGGAGAAGACAAGCAACCGACCCTCGTGGGCGCGATAGGGACCGGTCTGGTTGAGCTCCAAGCCGTCAAGAAAACCGCCGAGCACGACCAGCAACACGACGAGCATCGTCAGCGCGCCACCGACCGGAACGAACCGGCCCGGACGGCGCACCAACTCCTTGAAGAAGATCCCCACAGCTAGTTCACCCCCGCAGCGTCTTGTGGCACGTTGACACCCGACATCCGCATCGCGCTAGCGACCGCCTTTCGACGTGGCCCGCACCGGGTCGATGGCCAGCACCCGTCGCACCGCCCCGACCGACGCAACGAGGCCGATCACCACGATCAGGCCCACGGTCGCGGCCGTGGTCGAGGGGCTCAGCCCGGCGCCGAACACGTCCCGGGACAGCGCCAGCAGGCCGGCGGTGACCGCCGATCCAATCAGCGCACCCAAGCCGACCACAACCAGTACCTGAATCAGCACGGAGGTGATCACATCACGGCTGCCCGCACCAACGGCCCGCAGCAGCACCAGTGCGTCCTCCTTTTGAACGGTGAGGATCAGGAAGAACACACCGGTGACGAGAGCAACAACGATGTAGAGCAGCAAATACAGAATGGTGAACGATTGCGTGATTTGGCCAACCCCTGGGAGCGCAGCCACCGCGTCGGCCCGGTCCAACGCCTCGATCCCATCGACCGACTCGTTCAACCTCTGGGCGACCTCGGCGGGTTCGGCTCCGTCGGCCACGGTCACTCCGATCAGCGATGGCGGCACGTCGACCGGCGAACCGGCACGCTCCTGAGACACCTTCACATAATCCTCGAACGGAACGTAGAGGGTCGGCAGCACGTTGAAGGCCGCGTCGTCTGCGCTGCCGACCACCGTGAAGGTCATACCTTCCACTGCAACCTTGCGGCCGATATCGATCGGGGTGTCGAACGCCGACCCGCTGAACAAGGCTTCGCCCGGTGCCTTGGGAAGCCGGCCATCCGCAACCTTGGCCGGTACCGACGGCCCGGACGGGTCGCCGCCCACCAACTGCACGTCCAGCTCAGCGCCGCCGGATTGAGCGCCGCCGGATTGAGCGCCGCCGGATTGAGCGCCGCCGGACCCGTCGCCCGGGGCCGCCGATCCGATCAGACGTGCGGTGAATACGCTCAGGCCGATCGGCGAGGTGGCGGCAACGCCCCCCACCGCTGCAATCTCTTGTTGCGCCCCGGGCCGCAACACGCTGGTCGCCGGATTGCTGCGAGCCTGCTGGTCGTAAACGAACACCTGGGCCGAGGACGACTCGAGACCTCCGGTCAGGCCGCTGGTCAAGGTTCCCGCCACGGCCTGGAAGAACAGCAACAACAACACCAGCAATGCCACGGCCAACGTCAAGAGCGAGAACCGGCCGAGTGACCGGCGGATCTCCTTGAACGCTACGAACATGTGTGCCAGGTGATCACGGGGGGAGGACGCTTCCTGGTCGGTGACGCTTTGGCAAGCTACGACAGGGGCGACGGCTCAACCAACCTCATCGAATCACTGTTCTTGGCGGGAGGATTTGGTGAGATTGGTTGAACTCTCTTCCGAGCGTGGGCACACGAATACCCATAATCTGCTCCAATGGCACCAGCAACTGCACCATCGGTCGCGAACCTCGCCTCGACGGTCACCAACGCCGCCGACCAACCAGACCTTCGCGGCAACCTCATGCCGGTCCGCTCCGAAATCGACATCGACGGTTGCCACGTGGATGGGACCATCCCAACAGGCTTGCGGGGCAGCTTCATCCGCAACGGGCCCAACCCGGCATTCGAACCGCTGGGCAGCTATCACATGTTCGACGGGGACGGCATGCTGCACGGGATCACCTTCGGCGACGACGGTGTGTCCTACCGCAACCGTTGGATCCGCTCGCGGGGTCTGGGTGCCGAGCTCGCTCACGGCGCCGCCGTCTACCACGGCCTGGCCGAGGTGATGAGCTTCCCCGACCCGAAACTCACCGGCGACGCGGGACCGTTGAAGAACCCGGCCAACACCCACATCATCGAACACGCCGGAAGGCGACTGGCGCTTTGGGAGGGCGGGCCACCCACCGAGGTCGACACCAACCTCGACACCCTGGGCGAATACGACTTCGGCGGCAGGCTGGTCGGGGCGATGACCGCCCATCCCCGCATCGACCCCCGAACCGGCGAGATGTGCTTCTTTTCATACTCGTTGTTCGAACCCTACCTGCGCTACCACGTGGCCGACTCGACCGGAGCGCTGGTGCACAGCGTCGATCTCGACCTACCCGCGCCCGTCATGATGCACGACTTCATCATCACCGAGGAACACGCTGTGTTTCTCGATTCGCCCATCGTGTTCGACCTCGAGAACCTGGGCACCGGGCCCATGGTCAACTGGAAGCCCGAGAACGGCACCCGCATCGGCGTCATGCCTCGCCGGGGCACCAATGCCGACCTGCGTTGGTTCGAGATCGAGCCCGGCCACGTCCAGCACTTCTGGAACGGCTGGGCCACGGGCAACCGGATCGAGTTCTCGGGCTCTCGCCTGGCCGACCCGAACTTCGGAATCGATCCCACTTCGCCACTGGACGAGCAGGCCGCCGACAATCAGCCGGGTCGTCCGGCCAGGTACTGGGTCGACCTGGACTCGGGTTCCGCCGGTTGGGAACCGAGCGATGATCTGCCCGGTGACTTCTGTCGTATCAACGACGCGTACACCGGCGTACCAAACCGCTACGCCTATATGTCGGCGTTCGGCGGCAGCGTCGGTAACCAGGGCGACTTCGACACCATGGTGGCCTACGACCAATCAACCGGCGAGCGATCAATGTGGCACAGCGGCGCCGGGGGCCATGTGGGCGAATCGGTCTTCGCTCCCGACCCGGCCGGAACCGCCGAAAACGACGGCTGGCTGATCAACGCCGTGTACTACGAGGGTGGCGACCGCACCGACGTGTGTGTGCTGGACGCCCGAGATGTCGAAGCCGGGCCCATCGCCCGCGTGACCATGCCCCAACGAATCCCCTTTGGATTTCACGCCAATTGGTTTGGGGCCTGAGCGGGCCCCGACAACCCGGGAATCACATCGCCCTCGAGAGCGACCGCTGCAGCAGCCACGCGCCCAACGGCAACAGCAGCGCTGTCATGGCGACCAGCACGCCAAGCTGCGGGAGCACGTCGGCTACGCCCCCGCCGCGTCGCTGGATCTCGGCGTACGCCTCGTAGGCCCAGCGGTGCGGCGTAAGCGCCGAGACCACCGTCAGCGAGCTGGGGAACAGCTCGATGGGCAGCATCGAGCCCCCAAGCCCGGCCACCACCAACCCCAACCCAATGCCCAACCCACCGGCGGCGTTGGCATTGTCCATGAGCGACCCCAGCACCATGGCAGCCGCGGCGCTGACCCCGGCGAACGAAGCGACCACCAAGCCCGTGGCCAGGGGATCACCCCAGTTCACGCCGAACAGCACAGCGGTTCCCACCACCATGTACA
Above is a genomic segment from Candidatus Microthrix parvicella Bio17-1 containing:
- a CDS encoding ABC transporter permease — translated: MFVAFKEIRRSLGRFSLLTLAVALLVLLLLFFQAVAGTLTSGLTGGLESSSAQVFVYDQQARSNPATSVLRPGAQQEIAAVGGVAATSPIGLSVFTARLIGSAAPGDGSGGAQSGGAQSGGAQSGGAELDVQLVGGDPSGPSVPAKVADGRLPKAPGEALFSGSAFDTPIDIGRKVAVEGMTFTVVGSADDAAFNVLPTLYVPFEDYVKVSQERAGSPVDVPPSLIGVTVADGAEPAEVAQRLNESVDGIEALDRADAVAALPGVGQITQSFTILYLLLYIVVALVTGVFFLILTVQKEDALVLLRAVGAGSRDVITSVLIQVLVVVGLGALIGSAVTAGLLALSRDVFGAGLSPSTTAATVGLIVVIGLVASVGAVRRVLAIDPVRATSKGGR
- a CDS encoding ABC transporter ATP-binding protein, translating into MPALELDKARKVYGADEAQVVALDDVTLTVAEDEMMLLVGPSGSGKTTLLTVAGALLRPTSGSVRVGGTEITDLNDKDLANFRRDQVGFVFQSVNLVPFLTARENLLVVRQFGGARIDSEAKDRADELLDELGLGQRGDSLPSQLSGGQQQRVAIGRALMNDPSLVLVDEPTSSLDSELGKQVMDLLEREIKGRGVAAIIVTHDERVLDYGDRTVRIVDGALQAD
- a CDS encoding ABC transporter permease — encoded protein: MGIFFKELVRRPGRFVPVGGALTMLVVLLVVLGGFLDGLELNQTGPYRAHEGRLLVFSDQSDLLIGRSRVDVKQADVLAKADGVAKVGVLNQIASTAQDVDGDVVDIVLFGYDLPTDVLPAPPSDDAVIDAALADRNDVKVGDTLLIGPTSEPVEVSKVVDDLSQGSPTVWLSSKRWREIVQKANPAAVLPPGVDQALVVQPSDTALDTGGLDALAGRLGGEDGIDVVTPEQAIQALPVVQQQSSTFRGIIGVTFVVTLMVVALFFTLITLERVGLYAVLKALGARTRDLLAGISVQAVCVSVVALVLGVVLSAVFVSVLPATLPVRLVPARLVQIAVGVLLSALLGSLFTLRRVLRIDPAEAIG
- a CDS encoding alpha-mannosidase — its product is MHDEPHIAERRIRRLLEERIRPATYGPGAPLSLTAHHVAGEPIAVVAAQQAHYEPFAIGDPWGPPWGTTWFRMSGTVPPDMAGRRVEAVVNLGFISGQVGFNAEGMIWRDGVPVHGLHPARQWSLVSPHALGGEQVDLLVEAAANPFVNLNVITRLGDVLTASKQPLYRLAQAELAPLNTDVWNLALEIDFLVRLGWQLDTGSGSRKLRIMQALGRAADALDLDNIVGSAKAARSELAEVLAAPAVASEHRCFAIGHAHIDTAWLWPLRETRRKCARSFANSLDLIDNDPDYRFGCSQAVQYQWMIDEYPSVAEGIAQAVAADRWVPLGGMWVEADGNLPSGEAMARQFLHGQRFFREHYGVTCREAWIPDVFGYPASLPQIFALGGSSAFVTQKISWNRTNTFPHHTFLWEGLDGTSLPTHFPPVNTYNAEIDPGELVPAARTFAERAVANTSLVPFGHGDGGGGPTREMMARARIAADCEAIPRVSIGSPAEFFTEALAELPDPPRWVGELYLEMHRATYTAQAKTKAGNRRSEALLREVEWWALAAAGGSPGDAYPTAELDELWKETLTLQFHDILPGSSIAWVHREAEAGYERIIGRCEALIADSLGTIADSVTGIRGGAAGGSSTSPTNGVDVATGVLLANPAPHPRVGVHLVDWPDGAPHPAGSQPLADGRLAVAADLPAGGWVVPPTGGAADHAQHRVRVETDPAGGGSMDNGLLTLTWDTHGLVTSLVDHRVQGGRQVLRSGEPGNVLELSEDLPLEFDAWDLEAYHANSTVTLAEAELVEVVDAGPLVASLKVTRRHNTSTFTQVIHLTAGSARVDVGYDIDWAETDKVLKVAWPVDVHTHEVASEIQFGHVVRPVHQNTSWDAARFEFCAHRWIDASERGYGVALLNDAKYGHDALDGTLRQTLLTASTYPDPAADKGHHRFTLAVLPHLGDLVEGDVVAEGWRLNNPVRAILAPGAADVAVVAARRAARSDAPTVPPVTCDIPGVTVEAAKAAEDGSGDLVVRLSEVHGGRVAGTVTLGAPAATVQVCDLLEDELPTDDPRRVGTAAALLDDFTVKATLHPFKVLTLRFAR